Proteins encoded within one genomic window of Bombus vancouverensis nearcticus chromosome 4, iyBomVanc1_principal, whole genome shotgun sequence:
- the Arpc4 gene encoding actin-related protein 2/3 complex, subunit 4, translating into MSGTLKPYLAAVRRTLTAAMCLENFSSQIVEKHNKPEVEVRASKELLLTPILISRNDKEKVLIESSINSMRISIAVKQADDLEKLLCHNFTRFMTMRAEHFIILRRKPIEGYDISFLITNIHVEQMYKHKIVDFVIYFMEEIDREISEMKLSMNARARICAEEFLKRF; encoded by the exons ATG TCAGGAACGCTAAAACCTTACCTGGCAGCAGTGAGGAGAACACTTACTGCTGCTATGTGTTTAGAGAACTTCTCCTCTCAAATAGTTGAGAAACATAATAAACCTGAAGTTGAAGTGCGAGCTAGTAAAGAACTTCTTCTGACACCTATATTAATAAGCAGAAATGACAAGGAGAAAGTATTGATCGAATCAAGTATAAACAGTATGAGAATAAGCATTGCTGTAAAACAGGCTGATGATCTAGAAAAGCTACTATGTCATAACTTCACAAGATTTATGACAATGAGGGCAGAACACTTTATTATCCTCAGGAGAAAGCCAATAGag GGTTATGATATTAGTTTTTTAATTACAAACATCCATGTAGAGCAAATGTACAAACACAAGATCGTAGACTTTGTGATTTATTTCATGGAAGAAATTGACAGAGAGATCAGTGAGATGAAATTGTCAATGAATGCAAGAGCTCGCATTTGTGCAGAAGAATTTCTAAAAAGG TTTTAA
- the LOC117160899 gene encoding uncharacterized protein LOC117160899 isoform X2: protein MVVCKYYRQGNCRFGQYCQFEHINTFGGNNKVDSYNEDEYIAVLVAKEMLNAERGRQWLLSCFAPFKDKPCIPGMEDLSPEEVRWEMYQAQNNGMVDQAKLHFQQLCTDMKAKREAFKNPTRETLTKLKEILGTGHKNARNDNTSGKSSSFAFATPQLGLPSSTPSSNVFGNKTFGTQSNPFSGGFPPTSNTSIFGRTPTTSNSVFGQNTQTFGSSGSIFGGGASQPVFGQPSIFGTSNPVNNVFARHETSQAPISVFNSGATSSPSLFSGTSSQSNASVFAGAKTSTANPFGGSSNLQTTNSIFGSTPSTGTFSSGIFSQSETPAFGGAPVFGASTFGNNPSSIFGEKPAFGNSGSIFGGSSTTTPAFSSAQPTTAFGVTTSTSSVNLFGNAQGTTPSMATSSASPFSATPSTTTSPFATAASQFETTSTAAFSKPTFGMATETAGKTFATTATSSSTPFGTTNTGVTFGTPSTTTSPFTSTIFSDITSSPFSPTGVTSTATTTNSFTPQQQQITSPFGTFAQNQTSSTATSTDGPFGKSTFGVTLTAIVIDDNIYSLDNQLTDDEKNMYMAEKFIFGKIPLKPPTKDIR from the exons ATGGTTGTTTGTAAATACTATCGACAAGGAAATTGTCGATTTGGACAATATTGTCAATTCGAACATATAAATACTTTTG GAGGTAATAACAAAGTTGACTCCTACAATGAGGATGAATATATTGC GGTGTTGGTTGCAAAAGAAATGCTCAATGCAGAAAGAGGAAGACAATGGTTACTATCATGTTTTGCACCATTTAAGGACAAACCGTGTATTCCTGGCATGGAAGATTTGTCTCCGGAAGAAGTTCGATGGGAGATGTACCAAGCTCAAAATAATGGGATGGTAGATCAGGCA AAATTACATTTCCAACAACTGTGTACAGATATGAAGGCAAAAAGAGAAGCTTTCAAGAATCCTACCCGCGAAACACTAACTAAGCTT AAAGAGATTCTAGGTACAGGACACAAGAATGCCAGGAATGATAATACATCTGGGAAATCCTCTAGTTTTGCTTTTGCAACTCCTCAACTTGGACTTCCAAGCAGTACTCCATCCTCCAATGTATTTGGAAACAAGACATTTGGAACTCAGAGCAATCCATTCAGCGGTGGTTTCCCGCCTACCAGCAATACATCAATCTTTGGGAGAACACCTACAACTTCAAATTCTGTATTTG GACAAAACACGCAGACTTTTGGATCGTCTGGCTCGATTTTTGGCGGTGGAGCTTCCCAACCCGTTTTCGGGCAGCCTAGCATATTTGGAACCAGCAATCCAGTGAACAATGTTTTCGCCAGGCATGAAACGTCCCAGGCGCCCATATCAGTATTCAATAGCGGAGCAACATCTTCTCCCTCTTTATTCAGTGGAACTTCTTCTCAATCTAACGCTTCTGTATTTGCCGGAGCTAAAACTTCTACTGCTAATCCGTTTGGCGGCTCTTCAAATTTACAGACAACTAACTCTATCTTCGGATCGACTCCGTCCACCGGAACCTTCAGTTCAGGCATATTCTCGCAGTCTGAAACACCTGCATTTGGGGGAGCACCAGTATTTGGTGCTTCAACTTTTGGAAACAATCCCAGTTCGATATTTGGCGAGAAACCGGCATTTGGAAATTCTGGTAGTATTTTCGGCGGGTCCAGTACCACAACACCTGCCTTCAGTTCGGCACAGCCTACAACCGCTTTTGGCGTTACCACTTCTACATCTTCCGTAAATCTATTTGGAAATGCTCAGGGTACCACACCCTCTATGGCCACTTCCAGTGCTTCGCCATTTAGCGCAACACCTTCAACGACTACGAGTCCTTTCGCTACCGCAGCCTCGCAATTTGAAACCACCAGTACGGCAGCCTTCTCGAAGCCTACGTTTGGGATGGCTACGGAAACTGCGGGTAAAACTTTTGCTACTACAGCTACTTCCTCTAGCACACCGTTTGGTACTACAAATACCGGAGTTACTTTTGGTACACCTAGTACCACCACTTCTCCTTTCACATCGACGATATTTAGCGATATAACGAGCTCACCGTTTAGTCCTACGGGCGTTACATCTACAGCTACAACCACAAATTCGTTTACACCCCAGCAACAACAAATTACTTCTCCATTTGGTACTTTTGCACAAAATCAAACTTCTAGTACTGCTACGTCTACGGACGGACCGTTTGGAAAATCGACATTCGGAGTAACGCTGACGGCAATCGTTATTGACGACAATATTTATTCGTTAGACAATCAACTAACAGACGACGAGAAGAACATGTACATGgcggagaaatttatttttgga
- the LOC117160899 gene encoding uncharacterized protein LOC117160899 isoform X1: MVVCKYYRQGNCRFGQYCQFEHINTFGGNNKVDSYNEDEYIAVLVAKEMLNAERGRQWLLSCFAPFKDKPCIPGMEDLSPEEVRWEMYQAQNNGMVDQAKLHFQQLCTDMKAKREAFKNPTRETLTKLKEILGTGHKNARNDNTSGKSSSFAFATPQLGLPSSTPSSNVFGNKTFGTQSNPFSGGFPPTSNTSIFGRTPTTSNSVFGSTPTFGSNLGVFGGGTSTNTVFGGITNTSTFNAGQNTQTFGSSGSIFGGGASQPVFGQPSIFGTSNPVNNVFARHETSQAPISVFNSGATSSPSLFSGTSSQSNASVFAGAKTSTANPFGGSSNLQTTNSIFGSTPSTGTFSSGIFSQSETPAFGGAPVFGASTFGNNPSSIFGEKPAFGNSGSIFGGSSTTTPAFSSAQPTTAFGVTTSTSSVNLFGNAQGTTPSMATSSASPFSATPSTTTSPFATAASQFETTSTAAFSKPTFGMATETAGKTFATTATSSSTPFGTTNTGVTFGTPSTTTSPFTSTIFSDITSSPFSPTGVTSTATTTNSFTPQQQQITSPFGTFAQNQTSSTATSTDGPFGKSTFGVTLTAIVIDDNIYSLDNQLTDDEKNMYMAEKFIFGKIPLKPPTKDIR; this comes from the exons ATGGTTGTTTGTAAATACTATCGACAAGGAAATTGTCGATTTGGACAATATTGTCAATTCGAACATATAAATACTTTTG GAGGTAATAACAAAGTTGACTCCTACAATGAGGATGAATATATTGC GGTGTTGGTTGCAAAAGAAATGCTCAATGCAGAAAGAGGAAGACAATGGTTACTATCATGTTTTGCACCATTTAAGGACAAACCGTGTATTCCTGGCATGGAAGATTTGTCTCCGGAAGAAGTTCGATGGGAGATGTACCAAGCTCAAAATAATGGGATGGTAGATCAGGCA AAATTACATTTCCAACAACTGTGTACAGATATGAAGGCAAAAAGAGAAGCTTTCAAGAATCCTACCCGCGAAACACTAACTAAGCTT AAAGAGATTCTAGGTACAGGACACAAGAATGCCAGGAATGATAATACATCTGGGAAATCCTCTAGTTTTGCTTTTGCAACTCCTCAACTTGGACTTCCAAGCAGTACTCCATCCTCCAATGTATTTGGAAACAAGACATTTGGAACTCAGAGCAATCCATTCAGCGGTGGTTTCCCGCCTACCAGCAATACATCAATCTTTGGGAGAACACCTACAACTTCAAATTCTGTATTTGGTAGTACACCAACTTTTGGCAGTAATTTAGGAGTGTTTGGTGGTGGTACCAGCACTAATACTGTATTTGGTGGGATTACAAACACTTCTACATTTAATGCAGGACAAAACACGCAGACTTTTGGATCGTCTGGCTCGATTTTTGGCGGTGGAGCTTCCCAACCCGTTTTCGGGCAGCCTAGCATATTTGGAACCAGCAATCCAGTGAACAATGTTTTCGCCAGGCATGAAACGTCCCAGGCGCCCATATCAGTATTCAATAGCGGAGCAACATCTTCTCCCTCTTTATTCAGTGGAACTTCTTCTCAATCTAACGCTTCTGTATTTGCCGGAGCTAAAACTTCTACTGCTAATCCGTTTGGCGGCTCTTCAAATTTACAGACAACTAACTCTATCTTCGGATCGACTCCGTCCACCGGAACCTTCAGTTCAGGCATATTCTCGCAGTCTGAAACACCTGCATTTGGGGGAGCACCAGTATTTGGTGCTTCAACTTTTGGAAACAATCCCAGTTCGATATTTGGCGAGAAACCGGCATTTGGAAATTCTGGTAGTATTTTCGGCGGGTCCAGTACCACAACACCTGCCTTCAGTTCGGCACAGCCTACAACCGCTTTTGGCGTTACCACTTCTACATCTTCCGTAAATCTATTTGGAAATGCTCAGGGTACCACACCCTCTATGGCCACTTCCAGTGCTTCGCCATTTAGCGCAACACCTTCAACGACTACGAGTCCTTTCGCTACCGCAGCCTCGCAATTTGAAACCACCAGTACGGCAGCCTTCTCGAAGCCTACGTTTGGGATGGCTACGGAAACTGCGGGTAAAACTTTTGCTACTACAGCTACTTCCTCTAGCACACCGTTTGGTACTACAAATACCGGAGTTACTTTTGGTACACCTAGTACCACCACTTCTCCTTTCACATCGACGATATTTAGCGATATAACGAGCTCACCGTTTAGTCCTACGGGCGTTACATCTACAGCTACAACCACAAATTCGTTTACACCCCAGCAACAACAAATTACTTCTCCATTTGGTACTTTTGCACAAAATCAAACTTCTAGTACTGCTACGTCTACGGACGGACCGTTTGGAAAATCGACATTCGGAGTAACGCTGACGGCAATCGTTATTGACGACAATATTTATTCGTTAGACAATCAACTAACAGACGACGAGAAGAACATGTACATGgcggagaaatttatttttgga